DNA from Schistocerca gregaria isolate iqSchGreg1 unplaced genomic scaffold, iqSchGreg1.2 ptg000994l, whole genome shotgun sequence:
CTTGTAACCGCCGATTACCTGGCTCGAAAGGCAAGTAGTCGGATCTCAAAAAAAATAATACGGGGACTCGATCCCTACTGACTTGGTACACCCATTTGGAGCAGACACGTCTGTCGCGAGCATCTGCTGTTGCTTGTCGGCTCGCATGTTTCGAAACGAGATTTTCCTCACAGACGCCCACAAAAGCTCCGCACAAGATGGTGAAGCTAACTCTATAGAGCTCCACTTTTTTTTTTGCGTACAACACAATTTTAACAGATTGCGTCTGGACCTTTGAAACGAGCGACTTTGAGAGCTACTCACTTCCTACTAGCAGGCCTTGTTCTCTGGCTGTTTGGATTCGCTGTGCACAAAAACACGCACCTCTACAAGTACGCCAAGAAAGGCAAATCTGTCTAGCGCCGACGCTCAATCGCCCGTACTTCACTAACAGCAAAACGTCCTGTCAGGAAACAAGCGCCTAGCATCAAGTCCGGTCACTTCATTCTTTGCAACCATGTATCCTACATCGAAGTTTTATATATGGCATATGCTTATTCTCCTCAATTCACCTCCGTTACGGATTCTGGTTTATTGATTCCTGTCAACCTGTACCAGGCACTTTTCGAGATCTTCTGGAACAGGCCAGTGCGTTCCAGAGAGGTATGTTCCAGTGCGAGTATGGACGTAAATTACAGTACATGTTGCTGAGGAGTAACCCTTTTCAGACCTTCAAGCTATCAGAATTGGTCAGGCGGGCTAAGAAAAACAACGATGGTCCCGTTCTCGTCTTCCCAGAGGTACATGGCCTTGCACCGAAGCGCGGGACAGATGCATTGTTCCCCGCCCTCTTCTTTGTGCCAGCTGTCGTAAAATTTTAACGTTGCCATTTTTAGGGAACCACGACCAATGGAAGAATTACAATTAGCGCGCTGCCGGTCGTGGACATTGCGCCCAGCTACTACGGCACCGGCCATGGCATAGCTATTCGGTACCCAAACAACGGATTCTCTCCTAGCTTTTGTGCGGGTAACGTCT
Protein-coding regions in this window:
- the LOC126326539 gene encoding uncharacterized protein LOC126326539, which produces MGEKYVEWRDALTGVHPFIPLPDKYPPTLLNRLHRLILVPLLAIFRTPLIVLFLALLVTADYLARKIASGPLKRATLRATHFLLAGLVLWLFGFAVHKNTHLYKKQAPSIKSGHFILCNHVSYIEVLYMAYAYSPQFTSVTDSGLLIPVNLYQALFEIFWNRPVRSRETFKLSELVRRAKKNNDGPVLVFPEGTTTNGRITISALPVVDIAPSYYGTGHGIAIRYPNNGFSPSFCAGNVFKHTFFLSGQLRNTMELVYVPQDKVSNECAMSGASWLNEMWQLISDAACISRGKITRDKKQLFLKTYSRHIS